In Hymenobacter aquaticus, a single window of DNA contains:
- a CDS encoding FeoB-associated Cys-rich membrane protein: MILQYTIIALLFLAATFYVGRIFWRAFFVKTATGCAKGCGGACGTIDVDRLQKTIEKAAAQTAAH; the protein is encoded by the coding sequence ATGATTCTGCAATACACCATCATTGCCCTGCTGTTCCTAGCGGCTACGTTCTACGTGGGCCGCATCTTCTGGCGGGCTTTCTTTGTCAAAACCGCTACCGGCTGCGCCAAAGGCTGCGGCGGGGCCTGCGGTACCATCGACGTCGACCGGCTGCAAAAAACGATTGAAAAGGCGGCTGCTCAGACCGCGGCTCACTAG